The genome window TAATAGATGATTTGAATTTCAAAGGAATGAAGGAGAGACCATGTCTTATTTTGATAATTTTTTAACAGCCAACCAAGCTTATGTGGGTCTACATGGAGACCTCCATCTACCGATTAAGCCCAAAACACAAGTTGCCATCGTGACCTGTATGGATTCTCGCCTTCACGTGGCACCAGCATTGGGTCTAGCTCTTGGAGATGCCCATATTTTGCGGAATGCTGGAGGGCGCGTGACCGATGACATGATCCGCTCCTTGGTCATTTCCCAGCAGCAAATGGGAACTCGAGAAATCGTCGTCTTGCATCATACGGACTGTGGTGCACAAACCTTTGATAACGAAAGTTTCCGGCAGCATCTAAAGAAAGAATTGGGAGTAGATGTCGGAGAGCGTGACTTCCTCCCCTTTCAAGACATTGAAGAGAGTGTCCGCGAGGATATGGAGCTTCTCAAGGCTTCCCCTTTGATTCCAGAGGATGTCATTATCTCAGGAGCTGTGTATGATGTGGATACTGGAGTGATCTCCGAAGTGAAATAAAAAAGAGTTCAAGAAAACAAAACGACTTTGTTTTCTTGAACTCTTTTTTATTGGTGTGAAAAAATTGAACCGTCTAGGAAAAAATGTGACAAAATGATTAAAAAATCGGTGTAAATTATGACATTTTTACAGAAATATGACATATTTATTTCGACACATTGATTATCTATGTCGATCATGTTACAATTTTATTTGTATCATGGAATCATGAAATATGAAAAAGGAGATC of Streptococcus sp. S5 contains these proteins:
- a CDS encoding beta-class carbonic anhydrase, which produces MSYFDNFLTANQAYVGLHGDLHLPIKPKTQVAIVTCMDSRLHVAPALGLALGDAHILRNAGGRVTDDMIRSLVISQQQMGTREIVVLHHTDCGAQTFDNESFRQHLKKELGVDVGERDFLPFQDIEESVREDMELLKASPLIPEDVIISGAVYDVDTGVISEVK